The Opitutales bacterium ASA1 genome window below encodes:
- a CDS encoding TonB-dependent receptor, which translates to MSVATRSAVVLPDFIALMNHPKNDCMRGVFRLFALLFIIVGFAGVIRAQEATGTITGRVFDPATREYLRNVEIRVEGTSLATISQQGGRFRLPNVPAGSFIVVARFPGYPDLRTSVVVTAGTDSNVMLEFGAASSTDDTIVLSEFEVSSEIAGNAKALAEQRNSMDLGRLVASDTFGDVTEGNVGEFLKYMPGIELEYVEADTRGPRLGGMNPEYTGVAVDGMRQASADGFIQYGATENGSSGGGGRSFGFEQISINSIESIEISRVTPANLDADAPAGTINLRTRRAFDRDGRSIRWSLSGGLNSEEFHLKRTPGPDDDGESHKIRPTMSFSFADTFLDKRLGILLGYSNSNLYNEQYRVEHAYSRVPTAANPQVLTRIRLKDGPKWTNRRSYTGTFDFKVSEDLVLSLTTVFNDYHANFYNRNVDFEPANNATRNTVGGDGITNVIVTDAGDPRRRRVNLGGGNGNKTTESYTISPKIEWRLGNLLVEARASRSNSLNEYGNLRRGAVQFAPTNPIEGVEFTAVRSDPLAADWQIVQTGGPDWSNLANFRNPRLQDDYREILNRIDIAALDFTYNLETKFPFVIRAGGKFREETTNTDQESGLFRWNYIGPGGGPTGSWADFPSDFVHDLKPFGSTYTSISGNNFVPFPNTELLGDYFLRNPAFFVNSTSANDYFNANFGDRRRFTEDVAAGYLMANTQLGNLTLQGGLRWEGTKTNSLEFDPLTRAEVEAAGFAWDTTNNRAATIEGLDYQFRTKPMVNRRGDYDRVFPTLSAKYRFTENLIADIGVGRTIRRPEVTRLVGIININDENETISIANPGLLPEYAERVAGSVSYYFGGTNNLTLTLTDTKIENLFVSDELTAEEFGLEDPLLAGYIVRTTRNSDAAVRFRSMELSYRHMLDFLPGPLQGTSVFVNYTRTYASERRPGITPHLVSTGFDWRYRWIGFGLKAVWVDDAPWTNTAGRIREGNVKFDGNLDIRLSRRLTAFVQARNITNEDHVVYEALDGYEPVLWRRENYGANYVFGLRGSF; encoded by the coding sequence GTGTCGGTCGCCACGAGGTCCGCCGTCGTCCTACCCGATTTCATCGCTCTCATGAACCACCCCAAGAACGACTGCATGCGCGGAGTTTTTCGACTCTTCGCGCTCCTCTTCATCATCGTAGGCTTTGCCGGAGTCATTCGGGCTCAAGAGGCAACCGGCACGATCACGGGTCGTGTCTTCGATCCGGCGACACGCGAGTATCTTCGCAACGTCGAGATCCGCGTCGAAGGGACGTCGCTCGCGACGATCTCTCAACAAGGCGGCAGGTTTCGCCTGCCCAACGTGCCTGCGGGCTCGTTCATCGTCGTCGCGCGTTTCCCCGGCTATCCGGACCTCCGCACCAGTGTCGTCGTGACCGCCGGAACGGACTCGAACGTGATGCTCGAGTTCGGTGCCGCGAGCAGCACGGACGACACGATCGTCCTCTCCGAGTTCGAAGTGTCCTCGGAGATCGCCGGCAACGCGAAGGCGCTCGCCGAGCAACGCAACTCGATGGACCTCGGGCGGCTCGTCGCTTCGGACACGTTTGGCGACGTGACCGAGGGCAACGTGGGCGAATTCCTCAAGTACATGCCCGGTATCGAGCTCGAATACGTCGAGGCGGACACGCGCGGTCCACGCTTGGGTGGAATGAATCCCGAGTACACGGGGGTCGCGGTCGACGGCATGCGGCAGGCCAGTGCGGATGGTTTCATCCAGTACGGGGCCACCGAAAACGGCAGCAGTGGGGGCGGCGGTCGTTCCTTCGGCTTCGAGCAGATTTCCATCAACTCGATCGAGTCGATCGAGATCTCGCGCGTGACTCCGGCCAACTTGGACGCGGATGCACCGGCAGGGACGATCAACCTGCGCACGCGCCGTGCGTTCGATCGCGACGGGCGCTCCATCCGTTGGTCGCTTTCCGGGGGCCTCAACTCGGAGGAGTTTCACCTCAAGCGCACGCCTGGTCCCGACGACGACGGCGAGTCCCACAAGATTCGGCCGACCATGAGTTTCAGCTTCGCCGACACCTTTCTCGACAAACGGCTCGGCATCCTCCTCGGCTACAGCAACTCGAATCTCTACAACGAACAGTACCGCGTCGAGCACGCCTACAGCCGTGTGCCCACTGCAGCCAACCCGCAGGTGTTGACGCGCATCCGTCTGAAGGACGGCCCGAAGTGGACCAACCGGAGATCCTACACCGGCACGTTCGACTTCAAGGTGTCGGAAGACCTCGTGCTTTCGTTGACCACGGTCTTCAACGACTACCACGCCAACTTCTACAACCGCAACGTGGACTTCGAGCCGGCCAACAACGCCACGCGCAACACGGTGGGCGGCGACGGCATCACCAACGTGATCGTCACCGATGCGGGTGATCCGCGTCGTCGGCGGGTCAATCTCGGCGGTGGCAACGGCAACAAGACCACGGAGAGCTACACCATCAGCCCGAAGATCGAGTGGCGTCTGGGCAACTTGCTCGTCGAGGCGCGCGCTTCACGTTCCAACTCGCTCAACGAGTACGGCAATCTCCGCCGCGGTGCCGTGCAGTTCGCTCCGACCAACCCCATCGAGGGCGTGGAGTTCACGGCGGTCCGCTCCGATCCGCTCGCAGCCGACTGGCAGATCGTTCAAACGGGAGGGCCCGATTGGTCGAATCTCGCCAATTTCCGCAATCCGCGTCTCCAAGACGACTACCGTGAGATCCTCAATCGGATCGACATCGCGGCACTCGATTTCACCTACAACCTCGAGACCAAGTTCCCGTTCGTGATCCGAGCCGGTGGCAAGTTCCGCGAAGAGACCACCAACACCGACCAAGAGTCCGGCTTGTTTCGCTGGAACTACATCGGACCCGGAGGTGGACCGACCGGCAGTTGGGCGGATTTTCCGTCGGACTTCGTGCACGACCTGAAGCCCTTCGGTTCGACTTACACCTCGATCAGCGGAAACAACTTCGTCCCGTTCCCGAACACGGAGCTGCTCGGCGACTACTTCCTCCGCAACCCCGCTTTCTTCGTCAATTCGACGTCCGCGAACGACTACTTCAACGCCAACTTCGGCGATCGGCGCCGGTTCACGGAGGACGTGGCCGCGGGCTACCTGATGGCCAACACTCAATTGGGGAACCTCACTCTCCAGGGGGGGCTCCGTTGGGAAGGGACGAAGACCAACTCGCTCGAGTTCGATCCGCTGACGCGCGCCGAGGTCGAGGCCGCAGGCTTCGCATGGGACACGACGAACAATCGCGCCGCCACCATCGAGGGGCTCGACTACCAGTTCCGGACGAAGCCGATGGTCAATCGCCGAGGCGACTACGATCGCGTCTTCCCGACGTTGAGCGCGAAGTACCGCTTCACCGAAAACCTCATCGCCGACATCGGAGTCGGCAGGACCATCCGTCGTCCGGAGGTCACCCGACTCGTCGGCATCATCAACATCAACGACGAGAACGAGACCATCAGCATCGCCAATCCCGGTCTCCTGCCGGAGTACGCGGAGCGAGTCGCCGGCAGCGTGTCCTACTACTTCGGCGGGACCAACAACCTCACGCTCACCCTCACCGACACCAAGATCGAAAACCTCTTCGTGAGCGACGAACTCACGGCGGAAGAGTTCGGTTTGGAAGATCCGTTGTTGGCCGGTTACATCGTCCGGACCACACGCAACAGCGACGCTGCCGTGCGCTTCCGCAGCATGGAGCTGTCCTACCGGCACATGCTCGATTTCCTGCCCGGTCCGCTGCAGGGCACGAGCGTGTTCGTGAACTACACCCGCACTTACGCCAGCGAGCGCCGGCCCGGGATCACGCCGCATCTGGTCTCTACCGGCTTCGATTGGCGCTACCGCTGGATCGGCTTCGGCCTGAAGGCCGTGTGGGTCGACGATGCACCGTGGACCAACACCGCGGGTCGGATCCGCGAAGGCAACGTCAAGTTCGACGGTAACCTCGACATCCGCCTCAGCCGTCGTCTCACCGCGTTCGTGCAGGCTCGCAACATCACCAACGAAGACCACGTCGTCTACGAGGCACTCGACGGTTACGAGCCGGTGCTCTGGCGGCGCGAGAACTACGGAGCCAACTACGTGTTCGGTCTGCGCGGCAGCTTCTGA
- a CDS encoding sugar phosphate isomerase/epimerase — protein sequence MTFPARTRTGGFPIGVRRGWGAWQRDLPAYLAWLRAERFAHVDFGNDGDRCIEAADTAGLPIGTIDLPKWKELLSPDVGKRREAVDAVRAHVASCATRGVRTFMTLMLPEDATCPRKDNFVRMIESYTPIADALEAHGARVGIEGWPGPGALCGSPETLRALFAEIPSPAIGINFDPSHLVRQRIDPARFLEEFAGRIVHVHAKDAEWRAERVYELGIEQPSAFAPPSGYGGHTWRYAIPGHGEVPWVDLLRRLQSHGWTGRVSIELEDENFNGNDDGEQRGFRLARGFLEGC from the coding sequence GTGACTTTCCCCGCACGCACCCGCACAGGCGGCTTTCCCATCGGCGTCCGCCGCGGCTGGGGCGCTTGGCAGCGCGACCTCCCCGCGTATCTCGCGTGGCTGCGCGCGGAGCGTTTCGCGCACGTCGATTTCGGCAACGACGGTGATCGCTGTATCGAGGCGGCGGATACGGCTGGTCTCCCGATCGGGACGATCGATTTGCCGAAGTGGAAGGAACTGCTCTCGCCCGACGTCGGCAAACGGCGCGAGGCGGTGGACGCGGTTCGTGCGCACGTGGCGAGTTGCGCGACACGGGGCGTGCGGACCTTCATGACGCTCATGCTGCCGGAAGACGCGACGTGTCCTCGCAAGGACAATTTCGTGCGGATGATCGAGAGCTACACGCCGATCGCGGACGCACTCGAGGCGCACGGCGCGCGCGTCGGAATCGAAGGCTGGCCGGGGCCGGGCGCATTGTGCGGAAGCCCGGAGACCCTGCGGGCGTTGTTCGCGGAGATCCCGTCACCGGCGATCGGGATCAACTTCGACCCGTCTCACTTGGTGCGGCAACGCATCGATCCGGCGCGCTTTCTGGAAGAGTTCGCCGGGCGTATCGTGCACGTGCACGCGAAAGACGCGGAGTGGCGCGCCGAACGAGTCTACGAGCTCGGGATCGAACAGCCCTCGGCCTTTGCGCCACCGAGCGGTTACGGGGGCCACACGTGGCGCTACGCGATCCCCGGCCACGGCGAAGTGCCGTGGGTCGACTTGTTGCGCCGGCTGCAGTCCCACGGCTGGACGGGTCGCGTGAGCATCGAACTGGAGGACGAAAACTTCAACGGCAACGACGACGGAGAGCAGCGGGGCTTTCGTCTCGCGCGGGGCTTCTTGGAGGGATGTTGA
- a CDS encoding DUF5107 domain-containing protein yields MPALSAVEVRRETVVLPTYEPHTPDVFPMFLEKRVYQGSSGRVYPLPCVDRISEKPRPRSWDAVFIENRWVSVMLLPQLGGRIHRIVDRTNGYDAVYHQRVVKPALVGLAGPWSSGGIEFNWPQHHRPSTFMPTDVAIEHARDGSATVWMSEHDPMARMKGMHGVHLHPDRNVVELVVRAYNRTSDVQTFLWWANIAVQVHEGYQSFFPPDVGWIADHAKRATSTFPRCNDRYYGVNYGTRARDGVPPNERPERFVPENRRSAASTHVPDTRVPAYPPDDLSWYANIPVPTSYMCVDSAGDFCGGYDHKIGAGILHVADRHAVPGKKQWTWGNHAFGYAWDRNLTDPADDGVCAPYIEIMAGAFTDNQPDFSFLHPGETRTWSQHFIPFRGIGPVQAATVEAALALTVHDGTVRIGVATTAAHASIDVRLLDRDGAELALWTPAVDPATPFVVDFPLPRGVDAETLAVSVDAAGGRELVRFDRTAVPPPKRIESATEPPPPSEVASTDELFLTGLHLEQYRHATRAPDHYWREAIARDSGDSRCRLALGRWHMRRGEFELAENHLRAAVARLTFRNPNPYDGEAHYQLGTCLRHRLLATLADPGAVLQPADFDAARTALEKAAWNRAWQSPAFLALAEIDCLAADWHAARRHLERALRADADNLRVRNLLVVVLRRLGETSRADTLLRETRALDPLDAWALHLDGRPLVVDAQVRIDLALDHARAGLHLEALEILRDAPTGSAKRPDGSLGTGPLLHYHRAWSYRCLGDTRSMRRALAAARRTRADYCFPARLEEIAVLRLAIAVDASDGLAPFLLGNLLYDKRRHHEAVACWEDAVALAPANAVAWRNLGLAAFNVLGDPRRARLAYEQAFKAAPHSARLLYELDQLRRRLGVSTKRRLRLLEKHADLVRRRDDLSLVCCALHSQAGRPDRALAILRSRRFQPWEGGEGVALGEHVRAHLLLGRTALTSGNAATALEHFRAALDAPENLGETRHPLANPADVHFWIGEALDALGRTEEARAHRRTAAEFEGDFQGMQVQTYSENTYYRALALRKLGRPKEATALLRALRDHARTLARTEAKIDYFATSLPTMLLFDEDLQARRFTTARFLEAQASLGLGRRDLAARLLRDVLARDPSHALAADLLPETS; encoded by the coding sequence ATGCCCGCACTTTCCGCAGTCGAAGTTCGTCGCGAAACCGTGGTCCTGCCCACCTACGAGCCGCACACGCCCGATGTGTTTCCGATGTTTCTGGAGAAGCGCGTCTATCAAGGCTCGAGCGGTCGCGTGTATCCGTTGCCCTGCGTCGACCGCATCTCGGAAAAGCCGCGCCCACGTTCGTGGGACGCCGTCTTCATCGAGAACCGCTGGGTCTCCGTGATGCTCTTGCCGCAGCTCGGCGGCCGTATTCACCGCATCGTCGACCGCACCAACGGTTACGACGCCGTCTACCACCAACGCGTCGTAAAACCCGCCCTCGTCGGCCTCGCCGGCCCTTGGTCCAGCGGCGGTATCGAGTTCAACTGGCCGCAACACCATCGCCCGTCGACCTTCATGCCCACCGACGTCGCGATCGAACACGCCCGCGACGGATCCGCCACGGTGTGGATGAGCGAACACGATCCCATGGCGCGGATGAAGGGCATGCACGGAGTCCACCTCCACCCCGATCGCAACGTGGTGGAACTCGTCGTCCGCGCGTACAACCGCACCAGCGACGTGCAGACGTTTCTCTGGTGGGCCAACATCGCCGTGCAGGTGCACGAAGGTTACCAGTCGTTCTTCCCGCCCGACGTCGGCTGGATCGCCGATCACGCCAAGCGCGCCACGAGCACCTTCCCGCGCTGCAACGACCGCTACTACGGCGTGAACTACGGTACCCGCGCCCGCGACGGCGTCCCGCCGAACGAGCGTCCCGAGCGCTTCGTCCCGGAAAATCGACGCTCCGCCGCCAGTACCCACGTTCCGGATACGCGCGTGCCGGCCTACCCGCCCGACGACCTCTCGTGGTACGCCAACATCCCCGTGCCCACCTCGTACATGTGCGTCGACTCCGCGGGAGACTTCTGCGGCGGCTACGACCACAAAATCGGTGCCGGTATCCTCCACGTCGCCGACCGCCACGCCGTCCCCGGCAAGAAGCAGTGGACGTGGGGCAACCACGCGTTCGGCTACGCGTGGGATCGCAACCTCACCGATCCCGCCGACGACGGTGTCTGTGCGCCCTACATCGAGATCATGGCCGGCGCCTTCACCGACAACCAGCCGGACTTCTCCTTTCTTCATCCCGGCGAAACGCGGACGTGGAGCCAGCACTTCATCCCCTTCCGCGGCATCGGTCCCGTCCAGGCCGCGACGGTCGAAGCCGCGCTCGCACTCACGGTGCACGACGGCACGGTGCGAATCGGCGTCGCCACCACGGCCGCACACGCCTCGATCGACGTCCGCCTGCTCGACCGCGACGGAGCGGAACTCGCGCTCTGGACGCCTGCCGTCGACCCGGCCACGCCGTTCGTAGTTGATTTTCCACTACCACGCGGGGTCGATGCGGAGACCCTCGCCGTGTCCGTCGATGCAGCCGGCGGACGCGAGTTGGTCCGCTTCGATCGCACCGCCGTCCCGCCGCCGAAGCGAATCGAATCGGCCACCGAACCTCCACCACCCTCCGAGGTCGCGAGCACCGACGAACTGTTCCTCACCGGGCTCCACCTCGAGCAATACCGCCATGCCACCCGAGCTCCGGATCACTACTGGCGAGAAGCGATCGCGCGCGATTCCGGAGACTCGCGTTGCCGGCTCGCCCTCGGACGCTGGCACATGCGCCGCGGCGAATTCGAGCTCGCCGAAAACCACCTCCGTGCCGCCGTCGCACGCCTGACCTTCCGCAACCCGAATCCCTACGACGGCGAAGCGCACTACCAACTCGGCACCTGCCTGCGCCACCGTCTGCTTGCCACGCTCGCCGATCCCGGAGCCGTTTTGCAACCGGCCGACTTCGACGCGGCGCGCACCGCGCTCGAGAAGGCGGCGTGGAATCGCGCATGGCAGTCGCCCGCCTTCCTCGCGCTCGCCGAGATCGATTGCCTCGCCGCCGACTGGCACGCCGCGCGGCGGCACCTCGAACGCGCCCTGCGCGCCGACGCCGACAACCTTCGCGTCCGCAACCTCCTCGTCGTCGTCCTCCGCCGGCTCGGCGAGACATCCCGCGCCGACACGCTCCTGCGCGAGACGCGCGCGCTAGATCCGCTCGACGCGTGGGCGCTCCATCTCGACGGTCGCCCCCTCGTAGTCGATGCGCAGGTCCGCATCGACCTCGCCCTCGACCACGCCCGTGCCGGGCTCCACCTCGAAGCCCTGGAGATCCTCCGGGATGCTCCCACCGGCTCGGCGAAACGTCCCGACGGTTCCCTCGGCACCGGACCGCTCCTCCACTACCACCGGGCTTGGTCGTATCGATGTCTCGGTGACACGCGCTCCATGCGCCGCGCGCTCGCCGCCGCCCGCCGCACCCGCGCGGACTACTGCTTCCCTGCTCGTCTCGAGGAAATCGCCGTGCTTCGACTCGCGATCGCGGTCGACGCTTCCGACGGGCTCGCTCCTTTCCTGCTCGGCAATCTGCTCTACGACAAGCGCCGCCATCACGAAGCGGTCGCCTGCTGGGAGGATGCCGTCGCACTCGCGCCCGCCAACGCAGTCGCCTGGCGCAACCTCGGCCTCGCCGCGTTCAACGTGTTGGGCGACCCGCGCCGTGCGCGACTCGCCTACGAGCAAGCGTTCAAAGCCGCGCCGCACAGCGCTCGCCTGCTCTACGAACTCGACCAGCTCCGACGTCGTCTCGGCGTATCCACGAAACGGAGACTGCGCCTACTCGAGAAACACGCCGATCTCGTCCGCCGACGCGACGATCTCTCGCTCGTCTGCTGCGCGCTCCACAGCCAAGCCGGCCGGCCCGATCGCGCACTCGCGATTCTGCGCTCACGCCGCTTCCAACCGTGGGAAGGCGGTGAAGGCGTCGCTCTCGGAGAGCACGTCCGCGCGCATCTCCTGCTCGGTCGCACGGCGCTCACCAGCGGAAATGCCGCGACCGCACTCGAACACTTCCGCGCCGCCCTCGACGCGCCGGAGAACCTCGGCGAAACCCGCCACCCACTCGCGAATCCCGCCGATGTCCACTTCTGGATCGGCGAAGCCTTGGACGCTCTCGGCCGCACCGAGGAAGCCCGAGCCCACCGGCGCACGGCCGCCGAGTTCGAAGGCGACTTCCAAGGCATGCAGGTCCAGACGTATTCGGAAAACACCTACTACCGAGCGCTCGCCTTGCGAAAGCTCGGGCGCCCCAAGGAAGCCACCGCGCTCCTGCGCGCGCTCCGCGATCACGCCCGCACACTCGCCCGCACCGAGGCGAAGATCGACTACTTCGCCACGTCGCTGCCCACGATGCTGCTCTTCGACGAAGATCTCCAAGCGCGCCGCTTCACCACGGCGCGCTTCCTCGAAGCCCAAGCATCGCTGGGCCTCGGTCGACGCGACCTAGCCGCACGCCTGTTGCGGGACGTTCTCGCACGAGACCCGTCTCACGCCCTCGCCGCGGATCTGCTTCCCGAAACCTCGTGA
- a CDS encoding Gfo/Idh/MocA family oxidoreductase produces the protein MNTNETNEPVRLGIVGCGAILPAYVEGLRIYPQVRIEACADLDVTRARARADEFGIPRALAVEDLLSDPAVDLVVNLTVPKAHAAVNRAALEAGKHVYVEKPLALDPASAADLLVLASARGLRLGCAPDTFLGGGIQTARRLIDEGAIGRPVAATACFANHGHEHWHPNPHFYYERGGGPMFDMGPYYLTALLEFLGPCASVSGAVGRAGDTRTIESQPRAGQTIPVETPTHYAGTLEFHGGAIASVLMSFDIWGHHQPMLEVHGTKGSLAVPDPNRFDGVVRIKRGRASDWEPVESTHRTDIGRGSGVADMACALREGRPHRASGERAAHVVEIMAAFEASAHERRHVKLSTAPARPTPLAPGLPPGRLD, from the coding sequence GTGAACACGAACGAAACGAACGAGCCGGTGCGCTTGGGAATCGTGGGCTGCGGAGCGATCCTCCCCGCCTACGTGGAAGGACTTCGCATCTACCCGCAGGTGCGGATCGAAGCATGCGCGGATCTCGATGTGACGCGGGCGCGCGCCAGAGCGGACGAATTCGGGATCCCGAGGGCACTCGCGGTCGAGGACCTCTTGAGCGATCCCGCGGTGGATCTCGTGGTCAACCTCACCGTGCCGAAGGCGCACGCCGCGGTGAACCGCGCGGCGTTGGAGGCGGGCAAGCACGTCTACGTGGAAAAGCCGCTCGCCCTCGACCCGGCGTCGGCGGCCGACCTGCTCGTGCTCGCGTCCGCCCGCGGCCTGCGGTTGGGCTGCGCGCCCGACACGTTTCTCGGAGGCGGCATCCAGACCGCGCGACGCTTGATCGACGAAGGCGCGATCGGCCGGCCAGTGGCGGCGACGGCGTGCTTCGCCAACCACGGGCACGAACACTGGCATCCGAACCCACATTTCTACTACGAGCGCGGCGGCGGACCGATGTTCGACATGGGGCCTTACTACCTCACCGCGTTGCTGGAGTTTCTCGGACCCTGCGCGAGTGTTTCGGGTGCCGTCGGTCGCGCCGGCGACACGCGCACGATCGAAAGCCAGCCGCGCGCCGGCCAAACGATTCCGGTGGAAACGCCCACTCACTACGCAGGCACGCTCGAGTTTCACGGCGGCGCGATCGCGAGCGTCCTCATGAGTTTCGACATCTGGGGCCACCACCAACCGATGCTCGAGGTCCACGGGACCAAAGGCTCGCTCGCCGTGCCCGATCCGAACCGGTTCGACGGAGTCGTGCGTATCAAACGCGGACGGGCTTCGGATTGGGAACCCGTCGAATCGACGCACCGGACCGACATCGGCCGCGGTTCCGGCGTAGCCGACATGGCGTGCGCCCTTCGCGAAGGTCGCCCTCATCGCGCATCCGGCGAACGCGCCGCGCACGTCGTCGAGATCATGGCGGCATTCGAGGCGTCGGCCCACGAGCGCAGGCACGTGAAGCTGTCGACTGCGCCCGCACGTCCGACCCCGCTCGCGCCGGGTTTGCCTCCGGGACGGCTGGATTGA
- a CDS encoding AraC family transcriptional regulator: protein MVVLPEPVRAEARGHPLLAGLHVTDAGWFPHAQGHLVERTTGAATVLVISCMRGRGWVRVGGARVGIAPGDFVWFPAREAHAYGSELDDPWSIAWVHFSGREVGAWRDLLHPGTGVGFAIVQLATDRLDEVGLERVYPELERGYGLRRQVAAAARLRSAFVAAAELRLGSAETRPAQERVAASIEVLHEEWSRAHRLDELATGAGLSVAHYSELFRQRTGFSPIDYLIRLRVRRACALLDGTASSVSEIARRVGYEDPYYFARVFRRVMGMSPRAYRAVPKG from the coding sequence ATGGTCGTCCTGCCCGAGCCGGTCCGTGCGGAAGCGCGCGGGCATCCGCTCTTGGCGGGGTTACACGTGACGGACGCCGGGTGGTTTCCGCATGCGCAGGGGCATCTCGTCGAGCGAACGACGGGCGCGGCGACCGTGCTCGTGATCTCGTGCATGCGGGGCCGCGGATGGGTACGGGTGGGCGGGGCGCGCGTGGGTATCGCGCCGGGCGACTTCGTGTGGTTTCCCGCGCGAGAGGCTCACGCCTACGGCTCCGAGCTGGACGATCCTTGGTCCATCGCCTGGGTGCACTTTTCCGGCCGAGAGGTGGGGGCGTGGCGGGATCTCTTACATCCCGGGACGGGAGTGGGCTTCGCGATCGTGCAGCTCGCGACGGACCGGCTCGACGAGGTGGGGCTGGAGCGCGTGTACCCGGAGTTGGAGCGCGGATACGGTTTGCGGCGACAAGTGGCGGCGGCGGCGCGTCTACGCAGCGCGTTCGTGGCAGCGGCCGAGTTGCGGCTGGGCTCGGCCGAGACGCGACCGGCGCAGGAGCGCGTCGCGGCCTCGATCGAGGTGCTGCACGAGGAGTGGTCGCGTGCGCATCGTTTGGACGAACTCGCGACCGGCGCGGGCCTGTCCGTGGCGCACTACTCCGAACTGTTCCGGCAACGCACGGGCTTCTCTCCGATCGACTACCTCATCCGCTTGCGGGTGCGGCGGGCCTGCGCCCTGCTCGACGGGACCGCTTCGTCCGTATCCGAAATCGCACGACGCGTCGGCTACGAGGACCCGTACTACTTCGCACGCGTCTTCCGGCGGGTGATGGGGATGTCGCCCCGGGCGTATCGCGCGGTGCCGAAAGGCTGA